The following proteins come from a genomic window of Candidatus Blochmanniella vafra str. BVAF:
- a CDS encoding M3 family metallopeptidase, producing the protein MNKKFCNFDLPLFSMIKLNSINDLIKKRIDNCYTEVDRIVSLNKSITYWKDVYEPLRISENKLKKVWSIITHLNSVKHDLKLRVIYQNNLMSILEYRNWVNHHLGLYRLYKSLQNNSSYQLLSTIQQVALRKILSRYEISGIHLCGDKRKCYCRMMCMLSQLNTIFDNNVLDSIRGWKKIITDQSLLSGIPDDQLHIARLEAQRNQRLGWLFTLQYPVYLSVLSYCDNEDFRKELYWAFNTRASDQGPNAGKWDNTLVIDEILSLRYGIAKILGFNSYFEKSLQTKMIQNPTSILNFLKNLLNHVHPNAKKDFLKIQSFAKKYYSHKCVNPWDVKYFQEKQKSHLFQISEKELRFYFSEEKVLSEMFSIANRMYGIVIRERKDVDVWDSNVRFFDIFNHKNEWQGGFYLDLYMRRNKCEGAWMDIYSDTKNEDDMEYQMPIAYLICNFNASEDSGRPSLLTHGNIVTLFHEFGHVLHHILTSISISEISGVNGVELDVAEIPSVFMEKFCWDPTVLKSISQHYQTKNSLSNNMINDLLRLKTEQATHDLLKQIMCSLFDFKIHHEYSPKEKNPVLNIFNEIKQNTIVYPPFGDDRFPHSFAHIFSADDYAAGYYSYLWSDMLASSIWLHCKDLRLTDSQMGNLFLDHMVCMGQSIDFKQCFTCIKNKVVTTQAILKYYNIPIQNNLFFKLC; encoded by the coding sequence GTGAATAAGAAATTTTGTAATTTTGATTTACCTTTGTTTTCTATGATAAAGTTAAATAGTATTAATGATCTGATAAAGAAGAGAATAGATAACTGTTATACTGAAGTAGATCGAATTGTATCATTAAATAAATCAATAACTTATTGGAAGGATGTATATGAACCATTAAGAATATCGGAAAATAAATTAAAAAAGGTTTGGTCTATAATAACTCATTTAAATTCAGTAAAACATGATTTAAAGTTACGTGTTATTTATCAAAACAATTTAATGTCTATTTTGGAATATAGAAACTGGGTAAATCATCACCTTGGTTTATATCGGTTATATAAATCTTTACAAAATAATAGTTCTTATCAATTATTAAGTACTATACAGCAAGTAGCATTAAGAAAAATTTTATCTCGTTATGAGATATCGGGAATTCATTTATGTGGTGATAAGAGAAAATGTTATTGTAGAATGATGTGTATGTTATCTCAACTTAATACAATTTTTGATAATAATGTTCTAGATTCTATACGAGGATGGAAAAAAATAATTACAGATCAAAGTTTATTATCAGGTATTCCAGATGATCAATTACATATAGCTCGTTTGGAGGCTCAACGTAATCAACGACTAGGATGGTTATTTACATTACAATATCCTGTATATTTATCAGTGTTATCTTATTGTGACAATGAAGATTTTAGAAAGGAATTATATTGGGCTTTTAATACTCGAGCATCTGATCAAGGTCCTAATGCTGGAAAATGGGATAATACTTTAGTTATAGATGAAATTTTATCTTTACGCTATGGAATAGCTAAAATTTTAGGATTTAATAGTTATTTCGAAAAATCTTTACAGACAAAAATGATTCAAAATCCTACAAGTATACTTAATTTTCTTAAGAATTTACTTAATCATGTTCATCCTAATGCAAAGAAAGATTTTTTAAAAATACAAAGTTTTGCTAAAAAATATTACTCTCATAAATGTGTAAATCCATGGGATGTAAAGTATTTTCAAGAAAAACAGAAATCGCATCTTTTTCAGATTTCAGAAAAAGAATTGCGCTTTTACTTTTCGGAAGAAAAAGTTTTATCTGAGATGTTTTCGATAGCTAATCGTATGTATGGTATTGTGATAAGAGAACGAAAGGATGTAGATGTATGGGATTCAAATGTACGATTTTTTGATATATTTAATCATAAAAATGAGTGGCAAGGAGGATTTTATTTGGATCTTTATATGCGAAGAAATAAATGTGAAGGAGCATGGATGGATATATATTCGGATACGAAGAATGAAGATGATATGGAATATCAAATGCCTATTGCATATCTTATTTGCAATTTTAATGCTTCTGAAGATTCAGGTAGACCATCTTTATTAACTCATGGGAATATAGTGACATTATTTCATGAGTTTGGTCATGTTTTGCATCATATTTTAACATCTATAAGTATTTCTGAAATATCTGGGGTTAATGGAGTGGAATTAGATGTTGCAGAAATTCCAAGTGTGTTTATGGAGAAATTTTGCTGGGATCCAACTGTATTGAAATCTATTTCTCAACATTATCAAACAAAAAATTCTTTATCAAATAACATGATTAATGATTTATTAAGATTAAAAACTGAACAAGCTACACATGATTTGTTAAAGCAAATTATGTGTAGCTTGTTTGATTTTAAGATTCATCATGAGTATAGCCCAAAAGAGAAAAACCCGGTATTAAACATTTTTAATGAAATCAAACAAAATACAATAGTGTATCCACCGTTTGGTGACGATAGGTTTCCTCATTCTTTTGCTCATATTTTTTCTGCTGATGATTATGCGGCAGGATATTATAGTTATTTATGGTCAGATATGTTAGCGTCAAGTATTTGGTTACATTGTAAAGATTTACGGTTAACCGATTCTCAAATGGGAAATTTGTTTCTTGATCATATGGTGTGTATGGGACAATCTATTGATTTCAAACAGTGTTTTACTTGTATTAAAAATAAGGTAGTTACAACTCAAGCTATTTTAAAATATTATAATATTCCTATACAAAATAATCTATTTTTTAAGTTATGTTAG
- a CDS encoding inorganic phosphate transporter: MSYLFYDLDIHIRVLLILALCFVFVYEAINGFHDTANSVVPVIYTCALRSSNAVIMSGIFNFLGVMLGGVSVSYTIVHLLPTYFFMNTNANHIFIMIFSMLFAAILWNLGTWYFGLPTSSSHTLIGALIGIGFANAFITHCSVNQELNISQLIHIFLSLIISPIIGLILSKIIMSLLLRYRSNFGKYQEIHMTPSKHAQLYGKQHPSLWIRIILIISAAGVSFSHGANDGQKGIGFIMLLLVGVAPASFVLNMHANNNDITNTRNAINNFQRYYIQHHDHFKNIIPSEIMSMPISVALNQLVIIDPSIQKITTHLIHEHNHQSNCNCRISTVLTTAQIKKIFYDFSLTLTIMQNSLCLLENLENYEQLNLNQRLQIRQLLMYITDILDQIIKHPDISNKNKKFLKHLKINLLNTIEYAPTWIIVAVALSLSLGTTIGWKRVAITIGEKIGTQKMTYAQGLSAQLTTAISIGTASYIGMPVSTTHILSSSITGSMLTHRWEGVQWKIIKNILMTWSLTIPISIILSGGFYLLIFKLFYQNI; the protein is encoded by the coding sequence ATGTCATATCTATTTTACGATTTAGACATACATATCAGGGTTCTATTAATACTTGCATTATGCTTCGTTTTCGTCTACGAAGCTATTAATGGATTTCATGATACTGCTAATTCTGTAGTTCCTGTAATTTATACTTGTGCTTTACGTTCTAGTAACGCAGTTATAATGTCAGGAATATTTAATTTTCTGGGAGTAATGTTAGGAGGAGTTAGTGTTTCATATACGATTGTGCATTTACTTCCTACTTATTTTTTTATGAATACTAACGCTAATCATATTTTTATCATGATTTTTTCTATGCTATTCGCAGCAATATTATGGAATCTTGGCACATGGTATTTTGGATTACCTACATCTAGTTCTCATACTTTAATTGGGGCATTAATTGGCATAGGATTTGCCAATGCATTTATTACACATTGTTCAGTAAATCAAGAATTAAATATTTCTCAATTAATTCATATTTTCTTATCTTTGATAATATCTCCAATTATAGGTTTAATCTTATCTAAAATAATAATGTCTTTATTATTACGCTATCGGAGTAATTTCGGTAAATATCAAGAAATACATATGACTCCATCTAAACACGCACAGTTATATGGCAAACAACACCCATCATTATGGATCCGTATAATACTCATTATATCTGCTGCTGGGGTTAGTTTTTCACACGGTGCAAATGATGGACAAAAAGGAATTGGATTTATTATGTTGCTTTTAGTAGGAGTAGCTCCTGCTAGCTTTGTTTTAAATATGCATGCTAATAATAATGATATTACTAATACTCGAAATGCAATAAACAATTTTCAACGATATTATATACAACACCATGATCACTTCAAAAATATTATTCCTTCAGAAATTATGTCTATGCCTATATCTGTCGCTTTAAACCAATTGGTAATTATTGACCCATCCATTCAAAAAATTACAACACACTTAATACATGAACATAATCATCAATCTAATTGCAATTGTCGAATATCCACAGTACTGACTACAGCTCAAATAAAAAAAATCTTTTACGATTTTTCATTAACTTTAACTATTATGCAAAATTCTTTATGCTTACTTGAAAACTTAGAAAATTATGAACAACTAAATTTGAACCAACGCTTACAAATTAGACAATTACTAATGTATATAACCGATATCTTAGATCAAATCATCAAACATCCAGACATATCAAACAAAAACAAAAAATTCTTAAAACACTTAAAAATTAACCTACTAAACACCATTGAATACGCTCCAACCTGGATTATTGTAGCAGTAGCTTTATCTTTATCCTTGGGAACAACAATAGGATGGAAACGCGTTGCTATTACTATAGGAGAAAAAATAGGTACACAAAAAATGACCTACGCACAAGGTTTATCTGCTCAATTAACTACTGCTATATCTATAGGTACAGCCAGTTATATTGGTATGCCTGTTTCTACTACGCATATATTATCCTCATCTATTACTGGAAGTATGTTAACCCATAGATGGGAAGGAGTACAATGGAAAATAATAAAAAATATCCTAATGACTTGGTCTTTAACTATACCTATATCTATTATATTAAGTGGGGGGTTCTATTTATTAATTTTTAAATTATTTTACCAAAACATTTAA
- the ubiA gene encoding 4-hydroxybenzoate octaprenyltransferase produces MFNLFNIYNKNYTLVKLMRINQPIGFFLLIWPTLWGLWMSNRGIPDFFTLIIFIIGAIIMRSAGCVINDYIDCDIDIYVQRTKHRPLSSRIITKKKALLTFIYLIIFAAGLICVFDTSTILLALLALGLLIIYPFLKRYVYLPQLILGILFSWPILMAYTATCHVIDSTAWLLFLVNTVWTIIYDTEYSMVDRDDDKKIGIKSSALLFGNMDKLIIGILQIITIFMFIFIGYKEKLPIVFYCFSVCGGGLLFVWQQILIHHRIKKRYFKAFLNNNYVGLLVFIGIALSFI; encoded by the coding sequence ATGTTTAATCTCTTTAATATATATAATAAAAATTATACTTTAGTTAAGTTGATGCGCATTAATCAACCTATCGGGTTTTTTTTGTTGATTTGGCCAACTTTATGGGGATTATGGATGTCAAATCGGGGTATACCTGATTTTTTTACTTTAATAATATTTATCATAGGGGCTATAATCATGCGGTCTGCTGGTTGTGTAATTAATGATTATATTGATTGTGATATTGATATATATGTGCAACGAACTAAACATCGCCCCCTTTCTAGTAGAATAATTACAAAAAAAAAAGCATTATTAACTTTTATATATTTAATTATTTTTGCAGCAGGATTAATTTGTGTATTTGATACTTCAACTATATTATTAGCATTGTTAGCTTTGGGATTATTAATAATATATCCTTTTTTAAAAAGATATGTATATTTGCCTCAATTAATATTAGGAATTTTATTTAGTTGGCCTATTTTAATGGCGTATACTGCTACTTGTCATGTGATTGATAGTACTGCTTGGTTATTATTTTTGGTTAATACTGTTTGGACTATAATATATGATACGGAGTATTCTATGGTAGATCGAGATGATGATAAAAAAATTGGGATAAAATCTTCTGCTCTTTTATTTGGAAATATGGATAAATTAATAATAGGCATATTGCAAATAATTACTATATTTATGTTTATCTTTATTGGCTATAAAGAAAAATTACCTATTGTGTTTTATTGTTTTTCTGTATGTGGGGGGGGGTTATTATTTGTATGGCAACAAATATTAATACATCATAGAATTAAAAAAAGATATTTTAAGGCTTTTTTGAATAATAATTATGTAGGTTTATTAGTTTTTATTGGAATAGCATTAAGTTTTATTTAA
- the zur gene encoding zinc uptake transcriptional repressor Zur: MHINIQTLLIQIKKICEHRHVKLTAQRLEVLRLISQQYHQSISAYDLLNLLRTSSLPHAKPSTIYRALHFLLAQRFIHRIESTNKFMLCKYFLELSHNFVFFICNHCKQVTEQTIKGVEEILHHTAKLRGFVISNNIIESHGLCFNCTNSTHVSITNSSFLSQRK; the protein is encoded by the coding sequence ATGCACATTAATATTCAAACGCTTTTAATACAAATAAAAAAAATATGTGAACACAGACATGTAAAACTCACTGCACAACGATTAGAAGTATTACGATTAATTTCTCAACAATATCATCAATCTATTAGCGCATACGATTTGTTAAATTTATTACGTACATCTTCATTGCCTCACGCAAAACCTTCTACTATTTATCGAGCTTTACATTTCTTATTAGCACAAAGATTTATTCACCGTATTGAATCTACTAATAAATTTATGTTATGTAAATATTTTTTAGAATTATCTCATAACTTTGTTTTTTTTATTTGCAATCATTGTAAACAGGTAACAGAACAAACAATCAAGGGTGTTGAAGAAATATTACACCATACAGCAAAACTTAGAGGATTTGTCATATCTAACAACATAATTGAATCGCACGGACTATGCTTCAATTGTACTAATTCAACACATGTTTCTATTACTAACTCATCCTTTTTATCACAACGTAAATAA
- a CDS encoding Fe-Mn family superoxide dismutase produces MVFKLPDLSYSYDSLEPFFDAKTMEIHYSKHHQAYINNANSALKNLPKFSNLTIENLIKQLDFLPQEKKDILRNNGGGHFNHSLFWKSLKLGTELKGSLKKAIENTFIDYNNFKKEFEQVSMSRFGSGWTWLIIHNNNLKIVSTPNQDNPLMENKLSHTYGFPIFGLDLWEHSYYLKYQNRRLDYVKAFWNIINWDEASRRFDESFYLN; encoded by the coding sequence ATGGTTTTTAAACTACCTGATTTATCATATTCATATGACTCTTTGGAACCTTTTTTCGATGCAAAAACTATGGAAATTCATTATTCTAAACATCATCAAGCGTATATCAATAATGCCAATTCCGCTTTAAAAAATTTACCCAAATTTTCAAATTTAACAATAGAAAATCTAATTAAACAACTAGATTTCTTGCCCCAAGAAAAAAAAGATATATTACGTAATAATGGAGGTGGTCATTTTAATCATAGCCTTTTCTGGAAATCTCTTAAACTAGGTACAGAATTAAAAGGATCACTAAAAAAAGCAATAGAAAACACCTTTATAGATTATAATAACTTCAAAAAAGAATTTGAACAAGTTTCTATGAGTCGTTTTGGATCAGGTTGGACTTGGTTAATAATACACAATAATAATTTAAAAATCGTTTCTACCCCAAATCAAGATAATCCTCTTATGGAAAACAAATTATCTCATACATACGGATTCCCAATATTTGGACTGGATCTATGGGAACACTCTTATTATTTAAAATACCAAAATAGACGTTTAGATTATGTGAAAGCTTTTTGGAATATCATAAATTGGGATGAGGCTTCTAGAAGGTTTGATGAATCTTTTTATTTGAATTAA